A stretch of the Medicago truncatula cultivar Jemalong A17 chromosome 5, MtrunA17r5.0-ANR, whole genome shotgun sequence genome encodes the following:
- the LOC11436804 gene encoding protein HOTHEAD yields the protein MSVLLWRLILLFLVGIVFSPKHCVSIKDTGRKYSFMQDATSAPIISFYDYIIIGGGTAGCPLAATLSKNHRVLVLERGGSPYGNPNITNLSAFGVALSDPSPSSPAQRFISEDGVINSRARVLGGGSCLNAGFYTRASPRYVSEAEWDEKLVDESYKWVERVVAFQPPMRQWQSAVRDGLLEVGVLPYNGFTYDHIHGTKVGGTIFDHNGHRHTAADLLEYANTNTITLLLHATVHRILFTKSKGGLSSKPIAHGVLYKDARGTEHRAYLNHGTKNEIIVSAGALGSPQLLMLSGIGAAHHLKQHNISVVLHQPFVGQGMSDNPMNSVYVPSPSPVEVSLISVVGITSFGSYIEAASGATFTGSQRDFGMFSPEIGQFSKLPPKQRTPEAIAKAIERMESLDQEAFRGGFILEKILGPISTGHLELRNTDPNENPLVTFNYFQDPRDLERCIQGMNTIEKIIDSKAFSPFKYTNMSVSMLLNMTANSPVNLLPKHTNTSMSLEQFCRDTVMTIWHYHGGCQVGRVVDSDYKVAGVHALRVIDGSTFNHSPGTNPQATVMMLGRYMGVKILRERFADDETT from the exons ATGAGTGTTTTGCTATGGAGGttaattcttctttttcttgttggGATTGTCTTCTCTCCTAAACATTGTGTATCTATAAAag ATACAGGTAGAAAATACAGTTTTATGCAAGATGCAACTTCAGCACCAATCATATCCTTCTATGATTACATCATAATTGGTGGTGGCACTGCAGGGTGTCCTTTGGCTGCAACACTGTCCAAAAATCATAGGGTTTTGGTGCTTGAACGTGGTGGATCACCTTATGGGAATCCAAACATAACCAATTTAAGTGCCTTTGGTGTTGCACTTTCTGATCCATCTCCTTCCTCTCCTGCTCAACGATTCATTTCTGAAGATGGTGTTATTAATTCAAGAGCTCGTGTTCTAGGTGGTGGAAGTTGTTTGAATGCCGGCTTCTATACTCGTGCAAGCCCTCGCTACGTAAG tGAAGCTGAATGGGATGAAAAGTTAGTGGATGAATCATATAAATGGGTGGAGAGAGTGGTGGCTTTTCAGCCTCCTATGCGTCAATGGCAATCAGCAGTTAGAGATGGATTATTGGAAGTAGGTGTGTTGCCTTACAATGGCTTTACTTATGATCATATTCATGGGACTAAGGTTGGAGGTACAATCTTTGACCATAATGGTCATAGACACACTGCAGCTGATCTTTTGGAATATGCTAACACCAACACAATCACTCTTCTTTTGCATGCCACCGTTCATAGAATCTTGTTTACAAAAAGCAAAG GTGGATTAAGTTCAAAGCCAATTGCACATGGAGTTCTATACAAGGATGCACGAGGGACAGAACACAGGGCATACTTGAATCATGGGACTAAGAATGAGATCATAGTATCAGCTGGTGCACTAGGTAGCCCACAACTTCTGATGTTGAGTGGAATTGGAGCAGCACATCACCTTAAGCAACATAACATCAGTGTAGTGTTACATCAACCATTTGTAGGACAAGGAATGTCAGATAACCCAATGAACTCTGTTTATGTCCCATCTCCTTCTCCGGTAGAGGTTTCCCTCATTTCTGTTGTTGGCATTACCAGCTTTGGCAGCTATATTGAAGCCGCTAGCGGCGCAACATTCACCGGTTCTCAAAGAGACTTCGGAATGTTTTCTCCCGAG ATTGGTCAATTCTCAAAGTTGCCACCAAAGCAAAGGACCCCAGAAGCCATAGCAAAAGCAATAGAGAGGATGGAGAGCCTGGACCAAGAAGCATTCAGGGGTGGATTCATTCTAGAAAAAATCTTGGGGCCAATTTCAACGGGTCATTTGGAGCTCCGAAACACCGATCCAAATGAGAACCCTTTGGTAACATTTAACTACTTCCAAGACCCAAGAGACTTAGAAAGATGCATACAAGGCATGAACACAATTGAGAAAATAATAGATTCAAAGGCATTTTCTCCATTTAAATACACAAACATGTCAGTTTCTATGCTACTTAACATGACAGCAAATTCACCAGTAAATTTATTGCCTAAACACACAAATACTTCAATGTCTTTGGAACAATTTTGTAGAGACACTGTGATGACTATATGGCATTATCATGGTGGTTGTCAAGTTGGTAGGGTTGTTGATAGTGATTATAAGGTTGCTGGTGTCCACGCATTGCGCGTAATCGACGGTTCTACCTTTAATCATTCTCCTGGAACTAATCCTCAAGCCACTGTTATGATGCTTGGAAG GTATATGGGAGTCAAAATATTGAGAGAGAGATTTGCTGATGATGAAACCACTTAA